The nucleotide window TGCATCAAAGGATGTAATACCTGTTATTTCTACTAAAGAATGGACTATCGGTGTCACTTGTGGTCCTCACGGTTCTCCGGACTTCTTCAAGCCCGAATCAGTCGAAAAATTCTTCTCTGAAAGCTGGAAAGTTCATTACAATTCCAATAGATTCGGGGTCAGATTAATTGGCCCAAAACCAGAATGGGCCAGAGTTGATGGTGGAGAAGGTGGCTTGCACCCGTCTAACGCTCACGATTATGTGTATTCACTAGGTGCAATTAACTTCACTGGTGATGAGCCTGTTATTGTCACTTGCGATGGTCCATCTTTGGGTGGTTTTGTCTGTCAAGCCGTTGTGCCTGAGGGAGAACTATGGAAGGTTGGTCAAGTTAAACCTGGTGATCAAATTAAATTTGTGCCAATCTCGTATGAAACTGCCAGAGAAATCAAGGAATCTCAAGATAACGCTGTAAACACTTTAAGCTCCTCTAAAGAATTTTTGGGTTCTCCTAAGGAATTGGCAACATTTGAGAACCCTGTTTTAGCACAGCTTCCACAAAAATCCGACTTGTCACCAAAAGTGACCTACAGACAAGCTGGTGATCGTTACATTTTGGTCGAATATGGTGAAAATGTAATGGATTTCAATATCTCTTACAGAATTAACTGCTTGATTAATCTTGTTAAAAAGCATGAAACGATCGGTATTGTGGAAATGTCTCAAGGTGTTAGATCTGTATTGATTGAGTTTGATGGCTACAAAGTCTCACAAAAGGATCTCTTGGATACATTGATCGCCTATGAGAACGAAATTAAGTTTGACAAAAATTGGTCTATTAAATCTAAAATTATTAAACTGCCAATGGCATTCGAGGACTCTAAAACCCTTGCCTGCGCTACACGTTACCAAGAAACCATTCGCTCCAATGCTCCATGGTTACCAAATAATGTTGATTTCATCGCTGACGTCAATGGAATTACTCGTGAGGATGTCAGAGATATGATGTACTCCGCAAAGTTCATGGTTCTCGGTTTAGGTGATGTTTTCTTGGGCTCTCCTTGTGCAGTTCCATTAGACCCCCGTCAAAGATTTTTGGGTACTAAGTACAATCCATCAAGAACTTACACTGAAAGAGGTGTGGTCGGACTTGGAGGAATGTACATGTGTATCTATGCTGCCTCTAGTCCAGGTGGCTACCAATTAGTTGGTAGGACAATTCCTATCTGGGATAAACTTACTTTAGCAGCGTCTTCCGAACATCCTTGGTTATTAACTCCATTTGACCAGGTTGAGTTCTATCCTGTGtctgaagaagaacttgaaaaattcaccGAGGATTGcgaaaatggtaaattcGAAGTTCAAACCGAGGATAGCATTTTTGATCACAGAGAATATTTATTATGGATCCAAGAAAATATCGATTCGAtcgaaaagtttcaaaggAATCAAGTTGGTGAAAAATCCGCTGAATTTGCTAAATTAATTCAAGTTGCTAATTCAGAGTTGGAAACTTCTCAAACTATCAAGCctgatttggaagaaactTATCCAGAAGGTTGCGAGCTGGTTTATTCGGAGCATTCCGGTCGTTTCTGGAAGCCTGCAGTAGAAGTTGGCGATCAAGTGAAAACAGGCCAAAGCTTGATCGTTGTTGAAGCAATGAAAACTGAAATGACAGTAGCAGCTCCTCGTGGTGGTAAAGTTCTGAAAATAATCCATAAGAATGGTGATATAGTTGATGCAGGCGACCTCGTTGTAGTTCTGCAATAAATGAGATCTTTAAATGTATAATATAAGCTTAGCAACGTAGCTATTTAAACTAATGACTGACATCAAAAAACGTAATAAATTTGTTTTGCAATTTAAGAAGGAACTCGTTGTACTAGAACGTGGCAATTTAATATGTGCAATTTAATATGTATTATGCAGAAGCAAGCGCGTAACTAGGTTCTATTTGACCGTTGACTAACGGTGTGGAACTATCCTCAGAATTTCTGGGCGCTGAGAGAGGAGAAGAAATATGCTTTGCCGAAGATGATTTCAACTCCAAGGAGGCTTTTGCGATATTAAGTCTTTTTAACAAACGCCTCTTTTGCATGAATAGAGGTAGATGTGATATGTAACCGTGCTCCTCAGTTTTCAAAACCCTAATGACAATGATTATCGCTAGCCAATATAAATTGTAGCTGATCACAGATCCATAAGTTGCACTGTTGGTCCATCCGAAAATTGCTGTCAAGATCATCCAAAGTCCATCTCTTTCCCCATTGCAACAATTGACATGCCATACAgatcttgaaatatcatAGGAACCTGGTCCGTTTCCAACTTCAGCCATATCTTGCCCATTACACTTGTTGACATAATCTTGAACCTCAAGCTGCCAAAcaccttttgaaaataaccCAGCCGCGATTAAATACAAAAAGCAGGTTGCAACAACCAAACATATCTTCAATGAAAGAGACCCCgaatatctgaaaaaaaagtatcCAAAAAATCCGCTAATAATGGCAGCAGATGCCATTGATAAAGGAATTGACGATAGTGGTTGATCAAGACCAACTCCACCAATAAACACAACTGCCTCCAAACCTTCTCTGAGTGCCGTGATGAAAggaagaatgaaaaatgcataTCTCTCACTGAACTTAGCAGCTTTGCTACCatttacatttttcaacatattcTTATCCGAATAGATGATGGAAGCAAGTTTAattctgaatttttctcttaGCTTACCCATCCttaaaaagaacaaaccCATAACTGAGATGATTACCGAGGCTATTAAACTCAGTGCACCCTCATAATAATGCTCACTGGCAGACCACAGGTCAGTACCGATATGATAAAAAACTACGATAAAGGCGCCACCGATAACTAAGCATATCAGCAACCCAAGAGCACCGCCTGAGATAATTTGAACTTTAAGCTTAGAGTAAagttttgaattttcaacgGCATTAGTATGAGTTTGAGTTTGGTCCTGATTCTGTTGTCGCAACTGCTCAGAAAACTCATatacttcttcttcttcctctaATGTAAGCGGCATGCTCTGCGCAGCTGATCCGGGGCCGCTGCTGCTCGTCAAACTGTCGTCTTCATCGTCACTGATAGATAGCGCTTGCCTCACAATGGTTAACAGGATGGAGATGATCACAACAATCTCCAACGATTCCCTGAGaaatataaagaaaatctgaaaagagaaatagTTTTCAAACCCCATTCTTCAATATGCTTTGACAAATCACAATCTTGCCCCACTCGCCTTATTTTCCGGAGgtaattcaaaaaaactacCAACTATACCTTGTCTGCTGTTAACTAGGGAAACCGTTGACAGTGGGCAAATACTCCCTCTCGCTTACTTTTGTATATCTTTTCCGTCTATATATATGATATCCATGTTTGTGCACATCGCACCCATCTTTTCACTGGAACACATGATCACGTGAAAAGATCCAATTGGTAATATCTAACCTGTAAACTGATTCTTTTTGTCAATAAGAGACATAATAATCTCCATGTATTAGTCAAATCTCTCTCATCACTTGATGTTTGCCTTAGAATTATTAACAAGCGACATCTTTTGTAGTTTGCTCAAATGACCTATGCTGTAGGCGAATAACCATATCATCGACAAAAGGGCGATGATGGAGACCGCAAAAAAACCATATGAATTCTCCTCGATGAAGTTTTCCAAGTTCATACCGTACAGCGAGCCTACCCAGATGGCTCCTCCAAGCGATAGAAGTCCTATGGTGAATCTGATTCCCAACAATAATAGCTGATTTCTGTTGGAATCAAGAATTATATTGATAATTTCTTCAGTCGTTTTGACGTTGGAAATCGAGCTTTCGACGATTTGCACAATCTCATCTACATGCGAATAATAAGTCTCCAAGAGCATTTCGATTTCGGCATGATCATCCAGCTGTCTTATTTTACCATCTTGTTTATCGGTCAGATACATTTGACAAAGAACGTCATCTTGGTCCAGCAGATCATCAAGCATTTGCCGTACGAGTACTGCCTTTCTGCGGAACACGGTCAgctttttattttgaattaGTAGAAATCTTAATTTATCTCCAGTAATGCTGTATTCTAAGTCCTTCAGTATTCCCTTACAAACGGTCAACAGCACTTTCATTTCACTGGACATATTTGACAACGCCGACACGAATATAGCTTCGAGAGCCCTGAACTCATAAGGGAGAGGATCCCTATTCAGACCATCTGTACCCTCGTTGCTTAATCTCAAAGATAGATCTGCAATAAATGCCTTATGGTTTCTCGAATCTAACGATATACCACCGCCCACagaatcaaaaattatcaCCATTTCAGGTTTAATCAGTGCTCGCACTGTCAAAACATTGATCAAAATCCCATTTCTTCTTACCAACAGTGTAGGCACTAAATCTACTCCTCGTGAACGCTCAATCTTTCTTAAATCTCTTGGTAATAATTGATGTCTTGAAACGAGATCCTCTCGCCGAATATCAATCGAAGAGGGACACTTATTACCAAGTGAATCAAAAACTGTGCATCTCATTGTACCTGGACCGTAATTTGATAATGCATTGTTCCTTTGTATCAGATTTTTCTGCAGCAAAACCGCCGCTATGTTATCATTCCTCGTAGAATATAGCTTGGAGCACCGAAATGTTGAATAAATGTATGGAAATCGCACCAAAGCACTGGGAATTCTGATTCTCGCTACTTTGCTAACTGAATGCATCTCATACCAAATTGCTCACAATGAATATGCGGTAATACACAGTCCTCTTTATTCCTCTCTTGAACATTTAGTTCTTACTTGAAGTTTTCGCATTTTGATTACCCAAACTTCATTATATTCTGATAAAATGGTTACGAGTAAAAGTGTTAGCATACACAAACGCAAACTCTGTGAATTACACATCTATACAAGTGATATAGTACAAGTCTTAGACGCCTACCGGCATCTTCAAGTGGTTAacttcaaagaattttcttGTGCAAAAATAATCAGGAATCCAAGTAATGTCGTTGTTTGGATTACAAGTacatttattttgaagtCTAATTTGTTCCTCAACTGGACAGGACGTAAAATCGGGGTGCCTAAATCCTATACCATCAAAGAAGTGTACCTCAGATCTATCTAAGAATAATGCAACTGCTAGAGAGTGAACAGGTGCATCTCCCCATCTTTCATAGAAAAATCCACCACTCTGGTCTAAATAATCAAAGTACTTTGTAAACGCCTCAGACCTCcagaaattcaaagaacCAACTTCAAAGTTGGACCAGAAATGACACCCAGAATAAGTCATACCACCGTTATCAGAAATAAAATCCATCAGATTGTTCTTACTGATATATTGcttattttcttctatAAATTTTTGCGTAGTTGGCCATAATGTGGGAATAGTGGTCTCGTATTCTGTTAATGAAATGACAaatccatattttttgttgttcTCTTTCatgaatctgaaaatgTCGTATTGGATGTCACAGTAAATTGTGATATCTGTATCGACTCTCCAATACCAATCATATTCTTGCAGGAGTTCATGTCTGTAAAAGAATCCCGAGTTGAAACGGCACATGTGTCTATATGGAATAGAATCGCCATATATaatgttcttttctttcatttcatgTCTTGCCTTATCGAACTTTGCTTTATTAATCCAGGATGGCACCGACCAATGTTCCTCAGGAATCTGCCCATATTTCGCTTCACCTGAAACCAAGGCGCTTGTAACTCGAATAAATTCATCGCTAAACTTCTCATCATTCAGAAAAACCCAATCATAATGATACCTCTTGTTGAATCGGTCCTCTATGTGTCTAATTGAAAGAACTAGATCCCAAAGATCGTCATTTCTCGCCAGTGTAACAAATACTgccttttcttttttaccaTCATCCAATGGGTAATGAACTTTCTGCGAAATATCGGTGGATGGCATCTTGTAATTGCTATGACCTTTCATTTTTCCTCCCTTGAAGGATGGTTGTGGTGCCGGTGACGATGAGCTTATTGGTGATGATGCTGAAGATGATGGTGGTGTGCTTACCACAAATAAGAGCGTCAGCAGAATTATCAGAGCCGCGAATGATACCCTTATTCCCCGTTTGTACTTCTTTACCAGAATTGCTGATTTTGGCATCAGTGTCTTCCTTGGCACGGCCATAGTTACTTCTTTTCTGTTCTTTCAATTCCTTAAGTATCAATTCTCAAAGATAGAGATTCCTGAACACGATGTTCTGTCTTTTGACAGCTGCTTGAAACTTTGTTATCAGGCACACGAAACCTCAAACCCAATAATAGCAATTTGTATTGCTCTCGAAATCCAACTTTTCTTGTAGAGTTTCAGCGTAATGTGTCAGTTTTCATGGCTTACGATTCTTGCAATCTCCGACATGAACAATATTGGATCGGGATCTGACAAAAATTACAAACTAAACGTCAGCAGGTCCGAGGATACTTAACAATATAGATTTGAGGAAACAGATCGGTGTTGGGGATGGACGTCAACGAAACAATACGATGCGCGTGCCGGCTGCATTCCGAACCGCTATCGGAGGAGCCACTAGACGCCATTATAAAGAGGTATGAAGGTCCCGATCTGGTTAAGAAAATGCATGAGCCCGCTGCCGATCTAGATTTCGGTACCAAATTTATCCGGAAACATGAAGAGTTCATCCCTCTTGGAAGCAATTTCCCCAGTGTTGAGATCAATGGAGGAAGATTGAGGTGCTGTCACAATCTTAGAAAAGGAACTTCAGCCAGTGCGGAAAAAGAACAACTATTTGTCCTTCTTCATGGGTTAGGTGGAAATATGGAGCAATTTGAGCCCCTTATGAGACTACTTGATAGCGAAGATAAGAAGTTTGTAGCAATCGATCTACCTGGATTCGGTAAAAGTGACGAGTGGGCGAACTACTTAATGGATAATGTAGTAAAAGCTGTTCATCATACAGTGATTTTACTTTTCAGCATGTATCAGAGCTATAGCAAGCTCACAATGGTAGGTCATTCAGCAGGTTGCTATATCctaattcattttttaacTAATTATCAAAACAGCTTCCAGTTTGGCAAATGCGTGTTATTGGCACCGCCCAAGCGCACAGTAGATGTGTTATCTAAGGAAAATCATCTAATACAATTTGGCCTGAAAGCAATCTCGAAAATTCCATGGATCCTGGATATTTACAGAGAACGGTTTGACCAGAACAAAGGTTTAGCGAGTTCAGGCATCAGCCGTTTTTTTTATCGCGATGGAGATATTACAAACAAATATAGAAAATTATGGCAATTCCATAAcaatattcaaatcaagaGTCGAAGTCTTTGGAACTATCTCTTGGGTTGGCAAGAAATCAACTGGTCAAAAGTTGATAGTACATTAACAACGGTTTCTATCGTGATTATGTGCGGCGCAAATGACGTCGTAACACCTCTAAGTAATGCCCAGGATATGTTAAAGTGTTTTACCAATGCGCAAGATAAAAATCTAATCGTGATTCCTGAATGTGGCCACAATCTGACGTTCGATTATCCTGAGCTTTTCcttgcaaatttttctcagGCCGTTCTAAGTAATTGAAAAACCGTTCAATTTCCTCTAAATTAGgtctttcatatttgacGAGGCTTTGCAAGTACGACAGGGTAgacagaatttttttgaccaTTTTATTATAGTAACATAACATATCTCATACTAACATATCTCATACTAGCATAACTATATACTTTCCTGTGAAACGATGAATATAATTTATAATTGGACGCTCGAATCTACAACTTAATCCTCACAGTCTTAACGTTAGTATAACCTTCGTACACTTCTTTACCCATTTCTCTACCGTAACCACTTTGCTTGAAACCTCCGAATGGTAGGCGTGAATCAAAGTCGTTGTAGGTGTTGATCCAAACTGTGCCTGCTTCCAACTGCCTGGCGACTTTCATGGCTGTAGACAAATTTTTAGTTTCTACGGCTGAAGCTAGACCATACTCAGAGTCGTTGGCTAACTTTACAGCTTCTTCCAGAGTCTTGAATTTAGAAATGACAACTACAGGGCCGAAAATCTCTTCCTTAACAATTCTCATATCCTCATTGGTATCGTAAAAAACTGTTGGTGAAATAAAGTATCCTTTACCACCGATGCTTTCTCCaccaaatattttggcaCCCTCTTCTTTCCCTAATTTAATGTACTCTTGGATAGTCTCATACTGCTGTTTGTTTGTGATGGCTCCTTGGAAGTTACTAGTATCGAACGGATCTCCTATTTTTACCTTTGTCTCAACATATTCCTTGAAACCTTTGATGATTTTATCGTATATCCCCTCTTGTACGTATATACGCGATCCTGCACTGCAGACTTGGCCAGCATTTGCAAGAATACCAGTGACCAAATTTGGTACAGTTTCTTCGACATCAACATCGTCAAAAACTAAATGAGCAGATTTTCCTCCAAGTTCCATGgtaacttttttcaaattagcCTTCGCTGCATCAACAGCAGTACTTCTGCCAACAGATGTGGAACCGGTAAAGGCAACCTTTCTTATCCTCTTGTGGTTAGTGATTGCAGAGCCAACTTTACTACCGGAACCAgtcaaaatattaattaCACCACTTGGAAATCCAGCCTTTTTTATCAGAGATGCTACGAAAAGTGCATTCAATGGGGTAACAGAGGCGGGCTTTAGAATTACTGTGTTCCCCATTGCTAGAGCTGGCGCGatcttccaaatcatcatcattaatGGAAAATTCCATGGAATGATTTGACCACAAACCCCAACAGGATGATGGGTCGTGAAATTTACATGAGTATCGCCCGAATTGACAACCCTGCCATCTATTTTGTCCGCATACGCAGCTGCATCTCTAAGACAGTTAATGGAGAGTAACACATCACCTTCTGATAGTGCTAATGTTTTACCATTGTCAGCGGTCTCAATGGATTTGATAAGATCGATACTTTCTTCGATCAGATCTGCCAACTTGTAAAGATGAACCGCCCTTTTCTTTGGATCCTGAGTAGACCACTCACTGTAGAAAGCCTTTTCGGCAATCTCAACAGCATAGTCTACATCCCTTTCATCACCAGCGGCGATATCGGCTAGCTTTTCATTGGTTGAAGGGTTCTCTACTTCACGGGTATCACCAGACTGTGCTTCCACAAATTCATTCCCAATAAAAAGACCGGTTGGTTGCTCGTACTCCAACCCGTTAGGTAATGTGATGCTCACAGGTTTGGCCTGTTTATAGTTCGTCATTTTGGTCTGTCTTAATATCTATGTTAAAATCCAAGAACAATCTTCAATAGTTTAAATTCTCTAAGCAAACCCAATTCTTTCATACACATTGTAGGAATAATTCCCTTTATATATCAAATCGCTGAGGGAGGACCTTCGCAGAATCGTATTATTAATCATGATCGGTTTAGTTGCTATTGCTATTTCCCTCCGAGTAAATCACTACCTTGCTTTTGCATCTCCATGAGGACAAGACAATCGTCATTGTATTAAAGTTCCACCCTTTGTTGTCCTTGTTTTGCATACTTAATTTGCTTTTCAACCTTATTACGCATTGCAAGTGCTGGagcaaaaatgaaaaaaagacgCAATTTCGGATTCATCAACAGAATCTGCAATTAGACAGCTGAAAAAACTTGGAAGAGCCGTTTAACGACTGAGTAGGGGATAAATAGTGGATGTCTGTGGCATGCTATGGAAAATTTATCTATAATGTTAGAAATGATTTATGTATTGCATTAAGGTAGGTAGGTGGTGCCTGTAATTCGGAAGTTACCATAGTTGGAGCAGTTCGAATAGATCGATTCTTCCAGCTCTTGGTACACCAGCCTCGTAAGATACTGCTCTTCTCACCTCGTCACACATAATATTATGTGCACAGGATAGTACGGCTATGTCGTGGTTATCATCGGCCCCCTTGATGTCATCGCGAACTACTTGAGCGATATTTGGTCTAGAGTCCCTGAATTCGACATGGGGCAGCTCCTTGAATATTCTCTCGGTTCTATCAATATCGTGATTATGTGCGGCGCAAATGACGTCGTAACACCTCTAAGTAATGCCCAGGATATGTTAAAGTGTTTTACCAATGCGCAAGATAAAAATCTAATCGTGATTCCTGAATGTGGCCACAATCTGACGTTCGATTATCCTGAGCTTTTCcttgcaaatttttctcagGCCGTTCTAAGTAATTGAAAAACCGTTCAATTTCCTCTAAATTAGgtctttcatatttgacGAGGCTTTGCAAGTACGACAGGGTAgacagaatttttttgaccaTTTTATTATAGTAACATAACATATCTCATACTAACATATCTCATACTAGCATAACTATATACTTTCCTGTGAAACGATGAATATAATTTATAATTGGACGCTCGAATCTACAACTTAATCCTCACAGTCTTAACGTTAGTATAACCTTCGTACACTTCTTTACCCATTTCTCTACCGTAACCACTTTGCTTGAAACCTCCGAATGGTAGGCGTGAATCAAAGTCGTTGTAGGTGTTGATCCAAACTGTGCCTGCTTCCAACTGCCTGGCGACTTTCATGGCTGTAGACAAATTTTTAGTTTCTACGGCTGAAGCTAGACCATACTCAGAGTCGTTGGCTAACTTTACAGCTTCTTCCAGAGTCTTGAATTTAGAAATGACAACTACAGGGCCGAAAATCTCTTCCTTAACAATTCTCATATCCTCATTGGTATCGTAAAAAACTGTTGGTGAAATAAAGTATCCTTTACCACCGATGCTTTCTCCaccaaatattttggcaCCCTCTTCTTTCCCTAATTTAATGTACTCTTGGATAGTCTCATACTGCTGTTTGTTTGTGATGGCTCCTTGGAAGTTACTAGTATCGAACGGATCTCCTACTTTTACCTTTGTCTCAACATATTCCTTGAAACCTTTGATGATTTTATCGTATATCCCCTCTTGTACGTATATACGCGATCCTGCACTGCAGACTTGGCCAGCATTTGCAAGAATACCAGTGACCAAATTTGGTACAGTTTCTTCGACATCAACATCGTCAAAAACTAAATGAGCAGATTTTCCTCCAAGTTCCATGgtaacttttttcaaattagcCTTCGCTGCATCAACAGCAGTACTTCTGCCAACAGATGTGGAACCGGTAAAGGCAACCTTTCTTATCCTCTTGTGGTTAGTGATTGCAGAGCCAACTTTACTACCGGAACCAgtcaaaatattaattaCACCACTTGGAAATCCAGCCTTTTTTATCAGAGATGCTACGAAAAGTGCATTCAATGGGGTAACAGAGGCGGGCTTTAGAATTACTGTGTTCCCCATTGCTAGAGCTGGCGCGatcttccaaatcatcatcattaatGGAAAATTCCATGGAATGATTTGACCACAAACCCCAACAGGATGATGGGTCGTGAAATTTACATGAGTATCGCCCGAATTGACAACCCTGCCATCTATTTTGTCCGCATACGCAGCTGCATCTCTAAGACAGTTAATGGAGAGTAACACATCACCTTCTGATAGTGCTAATGTTTTACCATTGTCAGCGGTCTCAATGGATTTGATAAGATCGATACTTTCTTCGATCAGATCTGCCAACTTGTAAAGATGAACCGCCCTTTTCTTTGGATCCTGAGTAGACCACTCACTGTAGAAAGCCTTTTCGGCAATCTCAACAGCATAGTCTACATCCCTTTCATCACCAGCGGCGATATCGGCTAGCTTTTCATTGGTTGAAGGGTTCTCTACTTCACGGGTATCACCAGACTGTGCTTCCACAAATTCATTCCCAATAAAAAGACCGGTTGGTTGCTCGTACTCCAACCCGTTAGGTAATGTGATGCTCACAGGTTTGGCCTGTTTATAGTTCGTCATTTTGGTCTGTCTTAATATCTATGTTAAAATCCAAGAACAATCTTCAATAGTTTAAATTCTCTAAGCAAACCCAATTCTTTCATACACATTGTAGGAATAATTCCCTTTATATATCAAATCGCTGAGGGAGGACCTTCGCAGAATCGTATTATTAATCATGATCGGTTTAGTTGCTATTGCTATTTCCCTCCGAGTAAATCACTACCTTGCTTTTGCATCTCCATGAGGACAAGACAATCGTCATTGTATTAAAGTTCCACCCTTTGTTGTCCTTGTTTTGCATACTTAATTTGCTTTTCAACCTTATTACGCATTGCAAGTGCTGGagcaaaaatgaaaaaaagacgCAATTTCGGATTCATCA belongs to Zygotorulaspora mrakii chromosome 1, complete sequence and includes:
- the FTH1 gene encoding Fth1p (similar to Saccharomyces cerevisiae FTH1 (YBR207W); ancestral locus Anc_8.521), which translates into the protein MGFENYFSFQIFFIFLRESLEIVVIISILLTIVRQALSISDDEDDSLTSSSGPGSAAQSMPLTLEEEEEVYEFSEQLRQQNQDQTQTHTNAVENSKLYSKLKVQIISGGALGLLICLVIGGAFIVVFYHIGTDLWSASEHYYEGALSLIASVIISVMGLFFLRMGKLREKFRIKLASIIYSDKNMLKNVNGSKAAKFSERYAFFILPFITALREGLEAVVFIGGVGLDQPLSSIPLSMASAAIISGFFGYFFFRYSGSLSLKICLVVATCFLYLIAAGLFSKGVWQLEVQDYVNKCNGQDMAEVGNGPGSYDISRSVWHVNCCNGERDGLWMILTAIFGWTNSATYGSVISYNLYWLAIIIVIRVLKTEEHGYISHLPLFMQKRRLLKRLNIAKASLELKSSSAKHISSPLSAPRNSEDSSTPLVNGQIEPSYALASA
- the MFM1 gene encoding Mfm1p (similar to Saccharomyces cerevisiae LPE10 (YPL060W); ancestral locus Anc_8.522), translating into MHSVSKVARIRIPSALVRFPYIYSTFRCSKLYSTRNDNIAAVLLQKNLIQRNNALSNYGPGTMRCTVFDSLGNKCPSSIDIRREDLVSRHQLLPRDLRKIERSRGVDLVPTLLVRRNGILINVLTVRALIKPEMVIIFDSVGGGISLDSRNHKAFIADLSLRLSNEGTDGLNRDPLPYEFRALEAIFVSALSNMSSEMKVLLTVCKGILKDLEYSITGDKLRFLLIQNKKLTVFRRKAVLVRQMLDDLLDQDDVLCQMYLTDKQDGKIRQLDDHAEIEMLLETYYSHVDEIVQIVESSISNVKTTEEIINIILDSNRNQLLLLGIRFTIGLLSLGGAIWVGSLYGMNLENFIEENSYGFFAVSIIALLSMIWLFAYSIGHLSKLQKMSLVNNSKANIK
- the KTR3 gene encoding mannosyltransferase KTR3 (similar to Saccharomyces cerevisiae KTR3 (YBR205W); ancestral locus Anc_8.523); the protein is MAVPRKTLMPKSAILVKKYKRGIRVSFAALIILLTLLFVVSTPPSSSASSPISSSSPAPQPSFKGGKMKGHSNYKMPSTDISQKVHYPLDDGKKEKAVFVTLARNDDLWDLVLSIRHIEDRFNKRYHYDWVFLNDEKFSDEFIRVTSALVSGEAKYGQIPEEHWSVPSWINKAKFDKARHEMKEKNIIYGDSIPYRHMCRFNSGFFYRHELLQEYDWYWRVDTDITIYCDIQYDIFRFMKENNKKYGFVISLTEYETTIPTLWPTTQKFIEENKQYISKNNLMDFISDNGGMTYSGCHFWSNFEVGSLNFWRSEAFTKYFDYLDQSGGFFYERWGDAPVHSLAVALFLDRSEVHFFDGIGFRHPDFTSCPVEEQIRLQNKCTCNPNNDITWIPDYFCTRKFFEVNHLKMPVGV
- the LDH1 gene encoding triacylglycerol lipase (similar to Saccharomyces cerevisiae YBR204C; ancestral locus Anc_8.524), with the translated sequence MDVNETIRCACRLHSEPLSEEPLDAIIKRYEGPDLVKKMHEPAADLDFGTKFIRKHEEFIPLGSNFPSVEINGGRLRCCHNLRKGTSASAEKEQLFVLLHGLGGNMEQFEPLMRLLDSEDKKFVAIDLPGFGKSDEWANYLMDNVVKAVHHTVILLFSMYQSYSKLTMVGHSAGCYILIHFLTNYQNSFQFGKCVLLAPPKRTVDVLSKENHLIQFGLKAISKIPWILDIYRERFDQNKGLASSGISRFFYRDGDITNKYRKLWQFHNNIQIKSRSLWNYLLGWQEINWSKVDSTLTTVSIVIMCGANDVVTPLSNAQDMLKCFTNAQDKNLIVIPECGHNLTFDYPELFLANFSQAVLSN
- a CDS encoding aldehyde dehydrogenase family protein (similar to Saccharomyces cerevisiae ALD6 (YPL061W); ancestral locus Anc_8.525) codes for the protein MTNYKQAKPVSITLPNGLEYEQPTGLFIGNEFVEAQSGDTREVENPSTNEKLADIAAGDERDVDYAVEIAEKAFYSEWSTQDPKKRAVHLYKLADLIEESIDLIKSIETADNGKTLALSEGDVLLSINCLRDAAAYADKIDGRVVNSGDTHVNFTTHHPVGVCGQIIPWNFPLMMMIWKIAPALAMGNTVILKPASVTPLNALFVASLIKKAGFPSGVINILTGSGSKVGSAITNHKRIRKVAFTGSTSVGRSTAVDAAKANLKKVTMELGGKSAHLVFDDVDVEETVPNLVTGILANAGQVCSAGSRIYVQEGIYDKIIKGFKEYVETKVKIGDPFDTSNFQGAITNKQQYETIQEYIKLGKEEGAKIFGGESIGGKGYFISPTVFYDTNEDMRIVKEEIFGPVVVISKFKTLEEAVKLANDSEYGLASAVETKNLSTAMKVARQLEAGTVWINTYNDFDSRLPFGGFKQSGYGREMGKEVYEGYTNVKTVRIKL
- a CDS encoding aldehyde dehydrogenase family protein (tandem duplication of ALD6), whose amino-acid sequence is MTNYKQAKPVSITLPNGLEYEQPTGLFIGNEFVEAQSGDTREVENPSTNEKLADIAAGDERDVDYAVEIAEKAFYSEWSTQDPKKRAVHLYKLADLIEESIDLIKSIETADNGKTLALSEGDVLLSINCLRDAAAYADKIDGRVVNSGDTHVNFTTHHPVGVCGQIIPWNFPLMMMIWKIAPALAMGNTVILKPASVTPLNALFVASLIKKAGFPSGVINILTGSGSKVGSAITNHKRIRKVAFTGSTSVGRSTAVDAAKANLKKVTMELGGKSAHLVFDDVDVEETVPNLVTGILANAGQVCSAGSRIYVQEGIYDKIIKGFKEYVETKVKVGDPFDTSNFQGAITNKQQYETIQEYIKLGKEEGAKIFGGESIGGKGYFISPTVFYDTNEDMRIVKEEIFGPVVVISKFKTLEEAVKLANDSEYGLASAVETKNLSTAMKVARQLEAGTVWINTYNDFDSRLPFGGFKQSGYGREMGKEVYEGYTNVKTVRIKL